AAGAGAAGGAAAAACAAGAGACTTGCCATTGCTGGACAATAGTTAATTAGTTCTCTCTGTTTATGACTAATACAGCTCCATAAATAGTCAATTAAAATATCGTAGAAACATGGTCTAATATCTGGGTGCCTTGTAAAAAGTgccgagttttttttttttttaaagtgtttagaacagcaattttttttttttttgataattatttatTGCGGAAGATAGAATCTCATACTGACGGAATCTCATACTGACGGTTACGCGGTGAATGAATCGGGTAGCACTTGAGCTACAAGGCCCGATAGTAATAGAACCATACACttgagtaaaaattaaaaatctttctttattttgctAAACGAGTAAATCTTTCTAGTGTGATGAAAAGTCAATCTGCATAACACATGTATTGGAAAAAGAATCAATCACCAAAGTCTCTTTCTTAGTGGAATGAAAAGTCTTTGCGTGTGTGTATATTCAAAGTCTATCATCTGGTCATCCTAGAAACACGGGATGTCCTTATGCATGGctgatatttattatttaccCCTCCCAACATTTCAATTATTTCTACATTGTCCGAGTTGTTCATCCCATTTGAAGTTTGAAGAACTTTCACTTATTtgggtaaaatacaaaaatcatCTTGATTGGGCCAATATAATTATTCAGTACTACAaagacttttcaaaaatatcttATTTACTCTCTAGTCTCTAAAGCGCAAACAACACTTCACAcaatttgaaagtttttttttttttttttttttttttttgctgtaaGTCCTTTACTTTTTCCAACAACTTATTTTGCCCATAAATGTCTCACATTGATTGCATTATAATAATTagaacaaagtttagttacataATTGGTTATAGCCTAAAattacaatcttactcaatattttttcattggaattgaattttgacaaatctatcattgggttatatcttcttcttataaacttcatgtttgcaaaatttctataatattaaagatcaatagctatgctATCAATAAactgtttaaattgcaagtttttgtagtttaaaattatgcataaaatataaacttataaatcatatagtaaataatatcttattaacataaaatttgacatgtatattaaaagagtaaagaacatgcaatttaacggttaaattttcaaaatatgtaataatttttattttattgagtaaggttgtagcctaaaactacaaccaattttgtagctaaactttattcTAACAAATATATCCATAAAGGAGTGTTTGGGTAGCAATGATAGATAATAGCCTTTAGAAATGGAGAAGGATTAAACAGAAGGAGCAGGGACATTTTTAAATGATGTTAAGGGATGATTGTGTTTAAGGAGAAACTAGAAcatttttggaaaaacaaaattgtaatACTTGGCATTAACTCAAATTTCAAggataatttttgtatttaccCCAAGATATATTATTTAGAAAGGCAGGAGGAATCTCCCTAAAGAGAGAGGAGATGATTATAATTCCCTTCACTAGTTCACTTTACAAAGGCAAAGGAAGAACCTTCTCATCATCTTTTCTAAGAGCATCAATAGTGGGCTTCTCAAATGCCAAATTGTAAagtatatttggcatttgggccCAAATTACTCTAGCAATTGGATGGCTATATCTGGGACCGGCCGAAATTTTTTGGCATAGTGCTACAGTGCGATCTCACATATGAGATCGCACTGTAGCGCTAtgccatccaaaaaaaatttattttaatagcaCACAGTCCGTTCAacccctctctctcactcttccTACAGTACCGAGTTTTGCTCTCTCTCGCACCATCAAGCTTTTCTCTTTCCCTCGCTTTTCTCTCCGATTACCAAGCCGCTGTCTCACCAAGCCTCGCTTTTCTCTCCGATCACCAAGCCATCGCTGTCACCAAGCCTCGCTTTTCTCTCCGATTAATAAGCCACTGTCCGAATCACCAAGCCTCTGCCCCTATCGATTCACCCTCACCCATCTCCAAATCCGTTTCACTATCACCAAGCTTTGCTTTTCTCTCCAATCACCAAGCCGCTGTCCGAATCACCAAGCCTCTGCCAATTCACCGAAGCTCCGTCGGTCTctcaaataaaatcaaaatcaaaatcaaaatcaaagcaaTTTACTAGGTGGGTTTTGATCCATGTTcgagtttttgtgtttgtgtttcttttctctttctgcAAGAAAAAGGGGGATTaagcttgtgtttgtgtttggattttgatCTAAGAATTGCTGTTGATGTTTGCAGAGGTGGGATTCAACTTCATCACGAGGGGTTTTTGCTTGCTGTCGGATTAGCATCTTCAGAATGTTTGCTCAGGTTCAACTTCAATTACCAAAATCCCAATTTGATCAAAATCCCAATTTTATTAGATAATCAGTGTTCTTGTTTACTGATTTTTTCTTCAACAAATTAATATGTTGTATACAAAGGTTCTATCAGTGGTTTTTGTTGTGTTCAACTCTAgggttttatttgatttctaTTTGTACATGTTGGCCATGTATGGGCTGTGTTTGTAGAGAGTATATTTTTGCAgagaatatatattaatatttggCTGTGTAAAGGGCTTGTATTTCTGTAACAAAAAATTACTGTTGTATATATAGTCGAAATAGATTGATTATTGGATTATATTTGGCAAACTTACTGCACGTAATGCACGGATTGTTCGCTTTCCAATCAGTATTCTCATTGTTGATAGTTGATACACCAACCTAACAACTATGGGAGCTATAGGAGGATTACATTAAGGAATTATATAGCAAATCCACCcactttccttctctctctatcttagAGGTTATTGATTGTCCCGATGATAAGAGGGTTTAGTTCCCAAATTAAAAGGAaggaaaaccaaacaaacaaataaataaatgagtaGTGGAGtatcaacataaataaataaatgactaGTCTTTTTCTCCATGCATGATTATTCAAGCTGTGAGTCTAGCAGAGTAAGCTGTCAACATATATTGTTTTGACTACGAGTTGTCAACATATATTGTAGGATGTTGCTATACATGAAAAGTTGCCACCAATCGTAATATGTGAAGGCTTTGAAGTCTTGTAGATTTGGTTAAGTTTGTATTTCTAATTGTAGTAATCACTTATCACAAATACTTGAACTCTTGGACTTTGTGAGTTGGCTCTAATTGACTTCATACACTAACTGTTTTAAGTTCCTTATTTAAAAGGGATGGATACACAAGAAGAGATAACACAATATGCAAATATCTCACAAATGGATGATGATTTTCTGGCACCATTTTTAAGTGAGTCTCAAAATACTTCAATGCATGGCCAAGAGTCTTGTCCGAAAGTTGAAATTGTCACCCCTAATCCAACAAAACGTGGTGGCAACTTCAGTGTAGATGAGGACAACCTCCTCGTCTCTGCATGGCTTAACACTAGCGTGGATGCCGTGTAAGGTACTGACCAAAGGATTGAaaaaatttggaagaaaatttggcaATACTTTTGCAAGAATAATACTTACAGAACCACACGTTCTGCTTCCTCCCTCCAAAGTCGATGGGGAAATATTAATAGGGAGACAAATAGGTTTGCTGGGTTCATGGCTAAAATTGAAGCCCGAAATCCAAGTGGTGAGACTTACGAGGATaagatataaattatattgcaaTGGTGTCACAATAATAATTTCCGAATAGTTTCAAGAcactaattattttattttattttatttttaaatttagttgAAAGAAGCAAAGGAACTATATAAAGTTTCACCAGCTCCAACAACCGGCAAAAAATCAGCTTTTGCATTTGAACATTGTTGGGTTGTGTTGAAGAACCAACCAAAGTGGATTATGCCTAAGGAAAGATCAAAGGGGCTCCCTCAAACTCCAAGTTCAATTGATCAAGTTTGTAGTAATAATGATGACACAATGGTGGTAGAGAGACCAATTGGCAGAAAAGCCAAAAAGTGTAAGCGAAAGAGAACAGATGGTGATAAGGGTTTTGAGGATTATTTGGCGAAAAAAATGCAATATATGCAAGAATCACATGAACAAGACAATGAGGCTCTTCGCATCAAAGCGGATAAGGTTCGAGTGGATGCGCAAAGAGATAATATTGAAAAGGAAAGAGCTGGTATTGAAAAGGAAAGGCTTCGTCTTGAAACTAGTAGGGAGACGCATAGAGTtgatattgaaaatgaaaagctTCGTCTTGAAACTATTAGGGAGGAGGGAAGAATAATGACCTTGGATACAAGTGGCATGAATGACAAAGAAAgactttattttgaaaatctcaagGATCAAATCCTTGCAAGACAACAATTAGAGTAAATAGTTGGGTTTGACCCAAGGAGATGATGTCTTGTCATAACTATATTTTGGTAGTAAATTATATATGGGTTGGGGTTTGGCATATGTAAATGATATTttgtttcaaccttattttggTAGTGACTTATTTTAAGCGTAGGTTTGGAACATGTAGATGATGTATTGTTCCAATTTGATCAATTGGCAGTAGGTTGTGCCACTTATGTAATCACATCATTTTTGGTTATATGAAAAACTTATGTCCTTTCTATGTTTGATGATGTATTTTTGCTTATAATAAGATTGATTATATGGAGTCTATATTGTTATGCTGAAGGGTTTCATTTTTGCTTATAATAAGATTGAAAAACTTGTATGCTGAAGGGTTTCAGGATAATGGAGTCTATATTGTTAGCTTGAGCTTAAAAtcttctctctgactctcttaAATTCTTTTATGGTCATTATATTGAGAATAAACTTAATTGATTTTTCCTTTATTCGTAATTGCTAGATTTGAAGTGCTCCAAATGTTTGGTACCATCAAATTGAGCTGGTGGCTTTTTCAATTGCAATCTTCACTCTTGGattccaaattttaatttactgtAATTTGTATGTATTAAGTGAAGTAACTTACACTTGGTCCAACTGCTTAGTTGGATTAAGCTGAAAATATATAAGAAGTCTCTCACACTCtaatgcttttttattttgtctcgaataaatttatttggtaTCACCATTTAAATTTAGACAAGTGCAGTAATTGAGCAACTTGTATACTGATCCAATTGCTTGGTTATTTCAGATTAAGCTacaaaacacatacacacacatatgcaGTTTTCTACTATAACCTTTCTTGTTATGAACTTCATTTGTTAGTTTGAGATCAAATGCTTTATTTGGATGGCTACATTTCAAATTCAGAGTAAACCACAATACAAGTGGTCCCTTAGGTTCATTGTGTTGGCTTAAACTGAATTTAATCCTAATTCATCAGGAGGGTGTATATTGAGTTGGGTTTCGTCTAGTTCTGTTAAATAGTCAAGTATGATAATTTCTACCTACATATAAGAGAAGCTGGACTATTCGGTGTCTTCTGGaatatttaactattttctCATCATGCCATGTTGTTATGAAACTTACACATTTGATAGTTCCAGCCTTCCAGTATTGCTGCATATATTATGACAATGTCTTTTTGGTGTTGGAAACTTGGAATAGGGTTGATCAGTTGTCTTAGGCTCTGAGTAGGCCTTATTATGCCTAGATGCTTTGTGTATATACCATGCCTTTTAATTGTTGTGGTAGTTATTAAGCATCCTTTGGGGCTCATGATTGCTTGCATACTAgagtttttaaatttcaatgttGACATTTTCTTTGATTAAGGGTGTAACTGTGTAAGTACTAATTATAGTCAGGAAACAACTGTTAGACCATCATGTTTTTGGAAATGAGTTTGTGATTGGTttgcttttttactttttctttttgggataaGTATGATTGGTTTGCTTTCTTTAAATCCTActgtattaaaataaataaataaataaaagagtaacATCTCAACCCATGTACACAAGAAGTGTATGTGGGCTGCTTTAAATATTGGCAATAGAATTTTTCAAGACCAAGacctcattctcaaaaaaaaaaaaaattcaagaccTATGAATGATTGGGATTTGGACTCTTTGTTGTCTTTCATGTCATTGGTTTCTGTCCCATATGCGTATTAGTTGCTTGCCGAATCAAAGGTGGTGTCTTAAGAATTTCTTCCTACATTGGTGGTTGTTAAACATACTTGACTATTTAACATTACAACATATACAATACATGGTTCTAGTTCGTAGTGCTGAAGGAGAAGATTATGAGCCTTGGGGACTTTTGCTTTATTTCTTATCAATCTTTAGCATATACAATAGTGGTATCAACTATATGTTTTACGTCTTATCAATCTTTACCAGGGGTCTTTTGCTTTGACAGATTTTAAGCTTTGtttattgaataatatatctacttGTTCCCTTTCCATAATGTAATCTCTGCTTGCTTTGCAATAATTGTGATAATTTCCTAACACTGTTATCTTCAAGGTTGTCTCCATGGGTCGCTCTAGGCTTCACAAATTGCTTTTGGACAACTCAGATGAGGATGAGATAATGAGGCGAGTTCTTAAGGGTTCAACATCACAACGTAAACGTCGTCGGTATATCGAATGTGATCGTTTGGCAGGCCATAAAAGACTTTATCTCGACTACTTTGCCGACACACCAGTATATCCTCCTAATTTATTTCGGAGGAGATTTCGGATGAGTTGGTCTCTTTTTCTCCATATTCAATCTGCAGTGGAAACTTATGAACcttactttatccaaaaaagagataatgcCCAAAGGCTCGGTTTATCTTCTCTTCAAAAGATAACAGCTACACTTAGGATACTTGCGTATGGAGTGGCAGCTGATTTTATGGACGAGTATGTGCGGATTGGAGAATCCATTGCAATAGAAagtatgaaaaaatttgttcaagcGGTGGTTGATATTTTCTCCAAGGAATACTTAAGGTCCCCAAACAATGAAGACATTGCTAGACTTTTAGTCAATGGGAAAAGACGTGGATTTCCAGGGATGCTAGGAAGCATTGATTGCATGCAttggaaatggaaaaattgTCCGACTGCATGGAAAGGTCAGTACTCTGGTCACATTTGTGAGCCAACCATTGTTTTGGAAGCAGTAGCATCATTTGATCTTTGGATATGGCATGCATTTTTTGGGTTACCTGGGTCAAATAATGACATTAATGTATTAGAACGGTCTCCTATATTTTCTGAGCTCGAACAAGGACGTGCTCCTACAGTTAATTACTTAATCAATGGCCATGAGTATACAATGGGATACTACCTTGCCGATGGCATATATCCGAAGTGGTCAACATTTGTTAAAACAATTCCATCTCCACGAGGACATAAGAACAAATTATTTGCAAAAGCTCAAGAGGCGAATAGAAAGGATGTAGAGCGTGCATTTGGAGTGCTTCAAGCAAGATTCGCAATTGTGCGTGGGCCTGCAAGATTTTTCTATAGTGAAACGCTCCAAGACATCATGAAAGCATGCGTAATTCTTCATAACATGATCATTGAGGATGAGCGAGATGTAAATGAAGCAGTGGAAGTAGATTATGAGCAAATTGATGACAATCCTACTATACAACTGTCACGGGAGAACACAAATGAATTTACAGAGTTCATTGAAACCCATCAATGTATTCAAGACCATAAAATTCATTCTCAACTCCAATTAGACCTCATTGAACATTTATGGCAATTACAAGGGGAGTTGTAGGAACTTAACTGTGTGAGCTATGCATGTGgggttttattgtaatttgatatATGTACGAGTCTTCTAAAGACAACATTGATAGTTATGTATGtggattgtattttttttttgagaaactatgtggattgtatctatatatatgtatgtggatTATAAAAGTTGGTAGGTTGAGTACATTGTTATTTGTCAGgttgcatgtatatatatgtatgtggaATTTAAAAATTGGCAGGTTGAATACATTGATATTTGGCAggttgtatgtatatatatatgtatgtagaTTTTTTAAGTTGGCAGGTTGAGTACATTGATATTTGGCAGGTTGcatttatatgtatgtatgttgaTTTTTAAAGTTAGCAAgtttgagtaaattaatatttggcaagttctttctcaaaaaaaaaatgaaaaattggcA
The sequence above is drawn from the Quercus lobata isolate SW786 chromosome 12, ValleyOak3.0 Primary Assembly, whole genome shotgun sequence genome and encodes:
- the LOC115970333 gene encoding putative nuclease HARBI1; amino-acid sequence: MGRSRLHKLLLDNSDEDEIMRRVLKGSTSQRKRRRYIECDRLAGHKRLYLDYFADTPVYPPNLFRRRFRMSWSLFLHIQSAVETYEPYFIQKRDNAQRLGLSSLQKITATLRILAYGVAADFMDEYVRIGESIAIESMKKFVQAVVDIFSKEYLRSPNNEDIARLLVNGKRRGFPGMLGSIDCMHWKWKNCPTAWKGQYSGHICEPTIVLEAVASFDLWIWHAFFGLPGSNNDINVLERSPIFSELEQGRAPTVNYLINGHEYTMGYYLADGIYPKWSTFVKTIPSPRGHKNKLFAKAQEANRKDVERAFGVLQARFAIVRGPARFFYSETLQDIMKACVILHNMIIEDERDVNEAVEVDYEQIDDNPTIQLSRENTNEFTEFIETHQCIQDHKIHSQLQLDLIEHLWQLQGEL